A single genomic interval of Streptomyces showdoensis harbors:
- a CDS encoding N-acyl-D-amino-acid deacylase family protein has protein sequence MDLVFRDAEVVDGSGAPSYRADVALADGRIAAIVKEGAAAGCRRPTARRVVDAEGLVLSPGFIDMHAHSDLALLRDPDHSAKAAQGVTLEVLGQDGLSYAPVDDRTLAEVRRAITGWNGDGSDIDFDWRTVGEYLDRLDRQGIAVNAAYLVPQGTVRMYAVGWEDRPATEAELDRMRRLVAEGLEQGAVGMSSGLTYTPGMYAPDAELTELCRVVAEYDGYYCPHHRSYGAGALEAYEEMVRLTRDAGCALHLAHATMNFGVNEGRAPELLALLDEALAGGSDISLDTYPYTPGCTTLVAVLPSWAHEGGPEALLARLRDDGTAERIRHHLEEIGSDGCHGVPVEWDTIEISGVTDPALSASVGRRVPDWPAARELLLADRLGTTILQHVGHEENVRAIMRHRVHTGGSDGILQGDKPHPRAYGTFPEYLGRYVREERVLSLEECVAHLTSRPAARLRLPDRGLVREGYRADLTLFDPATVAAGSTYASPRTLPVGIPHVLIDGRFVIEDGKRTDVLAGRSIRRTP, from the coding sequence ATGGATCTCGTCTTCCGTGACGCCGAGGTCGTCGACGGCAGCGGCGCGCCCTCCTACCGCGCGGACGTCGCCCTCGCCGACGGCCGCATCGCCGCGATCGTCAAGGAGGGCGCGGCGGCCGGCTGCCGGCGCCCCACCGCCCGCCGCGTGGTGGACGCCGAGGGCCTCGTCCTGTCCCCCGGCTTCATCGACATGCACGCCCACAGCGACCTGGCCCTGCTCCGGGACCCGGACCACTCCGCAAAGGCCGCGCAGGGCGTGACCCTGGAGGTCCTGGGCCAGGACGGCCTGTCGTACGCGCCGGTCGACGACCGCACGCTGGCCGAGGTCCGCCGGGCCATCACCGGCTGGAACGGCGACGGCTCCGACATCGACTTCGACTGGCGCACGGTGGGCGAGTACCTGGACCGCCTCGACCGGCAGGGCATCGCGGTCAACGCCGCCTACCTCGTCCCGCAGGGCACGGTCCGGATGTACGCCGTGGGCTGGGAGGACCGCCCCGCCACGGAGGCCGAGCTGGACCGCATGCGGCGGCTCGTCGCCGAGGGGCTGGAGCAGGGCGCGGTCGGCATGTCCTCCGGCCTCACCTACACGCCCGGGATGTACGCGCCCGACGCCGAGCTCACCGAGCTGTGCCGGGTCGTCGCCGAGTACGACGGCTACTACTGCCCCCACCACCGCTCCTACGGGGCGGGCGCGCTGGAGGCGTACGAGGAGATGGTCCGGCTCACGAGGGACGCGGGCTGCGCCCTCCACCTGGCCCACGCCACGATGAACTTCGGCGTCAACGAGGGCCGGGCGCCGGAGCTCCTGGCCCTCCTCGACGAGGCCCTGGCCGGCGGCTCGGACATCAGCCTCGACACGTACCCGTACACCCCCGGCTGTACGACCCTGGTGGCCGTGCTCCCGAGCTGGGCCCACGAGGGCGGCCCGGAGGCGCTGCTGGCGCGGCTGCGCGACGACGGGACCGCCGAACGCATCCGGCACCACCTGGAGGAGATCGGCTCGGACGGCTGCCACGGGGTTCCGGTCGAGTGGGACACGATCGAGATCTCGGGCGTCACGGACCCCGCCCTGTCGGCCTCCGTCGGCCGTCGCGTGCCCGACTGGCCCGCGGCCCGCGAGCTCCTGCTCGCCGACCGCCTCGGCACGACGATCCTCCAGCACGTGGGCCACGAGGAGAACGTCCGCGCGATCATGCGCCACCGGGTCCACACGGGCGGCTCGGACGGCATCCTCCAGGGCGACAAGCCCCACCCGCGCGCCTACGGGACCTTCCCGGAGTACCTGGGCCGCTACGTCCGCGAGGAACGGGTCCTCTCCCTGGAGGAGTGCGTCGCCCACCTCACCTCCCGCCCCGCGGCCCGCCTCCGCCTCCCCGACCGCGGCCTGGTCCGCGAGGGCTACCGCGCCGACCTCACCCTCTTCGACCCGGCCACGGTCGCGGCGGGCTCCACGTACGCCTCCCCCCGCACCCTCCCGGTGGGCATCCCCCACGTCCTGATCGACGGCCGCTTCGTGATCGAGGACGGCAAGCGGACGGACGTCCTGGCCGGCCGGTCGATCAGAAGGACCCCCTGA
- a CDS encoding RidA family protein yields MTEKTALVPATHTAPPAKFSHGVKKGNILQVAGQVGFLPAVEGQPPTPAGPTLREQTLQTFANVKAILEEGGASWDDVMMMRVYLTDVDHFAEMNEIYNAYFEEQDLKAPASARTTVYVGLPKGLLIEIDALAVLS; encoded by the coding sequence ATGACCGAGAAGACCGCCCTCGTCCCCGCCACCCACACCGCCCCGCCCGCCAAGTTCTCGCACGGCGTGAAGAAGGGCAACATCCTCCAGGTCGCCGGCCAGGTCGGCTTCCTGCCCGCCGTCGAGGGGCAGCCCCCGACGCCGGCCGGCCCGACCCTGCGCGAGCAGACCCTCCAGACCTTCGCCAACGTCAAGGCGATCCTGGAGGAGGGCGGCGCCTCCTGGGACGACGTGATGATGATGCGCGTCTACCTCACGGACGTCGACCACTTCGCCGAGATGAACGAGATCTACAACGCCTACTTCGAGGAGCAGGACCTCAAGGCCCCCGCCTCGGCGCGCACGACGGTCTACGTCGGCCTGCCCAAGGGCCTGCTCATCGAGATCGACGCACTGGCGGTCCTGAGCTGA
- a CDS encoding pyridoxal phosphate-dependent aminotransferase, producing MQVIQSTKLSNVCYEIRGPVLEEAMRLEAAGHRILKLNTGNPAAFGFECPPAILEDVLRNLSDAHGYGDAKGLLSARRAVMSHYETKGIPLSVEDIYLGNGVSELIQMSMQALLDDGDEVLVPAPDYPLWTASVSLAGGTAVHYRCDEQADWMPDLADIERKITDRTKAIVIINPNNPTGAVYDDEMLRSLTEIARRHNLVVCSDEIYDKILYDGATHTPTAAIAPDLLVLTFNGMSKNYRVAGFRSGWLAVCGPKHHATSYIEGLTILANMRLCANMPAQHAVAAALQGRQSIEDLVLPGGRLLEQRDTAYELLTRIPGVTCVKPKGALYLFPRLDPTVYKIKDDRQMVLDLLRAEKIMVVHGTGFNWHEPDHFRIVTLPAAPDLADAVTRIGTFLDGYSQH from the coding sequence ATGCAGGTGATCCAGTCCACGAAGCTGTCCAACGTCTGTTACGAGATCCGGGGCCCGGTGCTCGAAGAGGCGATGCGGCTCGAGGCTGCGGGTCACCGCATCCTCAAGCTCAACACCGGCAACCCGGCCGCCTTCGGCTTCGAGTGTCCGCCGGCCATCCTCGAGGACGTGCTGCGCAACCTGTCCGACGCGCACGGCTACGGAGACGCGAAGGGCCTGCTGTCCGCCCGGCGCGCGGTGATGAGCCACTACGAGACCAAGGGCATCCCGCTCTCCGTCGAGGACATCTACCTCGGCAACGGCGTCTCCGAGCTGATCCAGATGTCGATGCAGGCGCTGCTCGACGACGGCGACGAGGTGCTGGTCCCGGCGCCCGACTACCCGCTGTGGACGGCGTCGGTCTCGCTGGCCGGCGGTACGGCCGTGCACTACCGCTGCGACGAGCAGGCGGACTGGATGCCGGACCTGGCCGACATCGAACGCAAGATCACCGACCGCACCAAGGCGATCGTGATCATCAACCCGAACAACCCGACCGGCGCCGTCTACGACGACGAGATGCTCCGCTCGCTGACGGAGATCGCCCGCCGGCACAACCTGGTGGTCTGCTCGGACGAGATCTACGACAAGATCCTCTACGACGGCGCCACGCACACCCCGACCGCCGCGATCGCCCCCGACCTCCTCGTCCTCACCTTCAACGGGATGAGCAAGAACTACCGGGTGGCGGGCTTCCGCTCCGGCTGGCTCGCGGTCTGCGGCCCGAAGCACCACGCGACCTCGTACATCGAGGGCCTGACGATCCTCGCCAACATGCGCCTGTGCGCCAACATGCCGGCCCAGCACGCGGTGGCCGCCGCCCTGCAGGGGCGGCAGTCGATCGAGGACCTGGTGCTGCCGGGCGGCCGGCTGCTGGAGCAGCGCGACACGGCGTACGAGCTGCTCACCCGGATCCCGGGCGTGACCTGCGTGAAGCCGAAGGGCGCCCTGTACCTGTTCCCGCGGCTCGACCCGACCGTCTACAAGATCAAGGACGATCGGCAGATGGTCCTGGACCTGCTGCGGGCCGAGAAGATCATGGTCGTGCACGGGACCGGCTTCAACTGGCACGAGCCGGACCACTTCCGGATCGTCACCCTGCCCGCCGCCCCGGACCTGGCGGACGCGGTCACCCGGATCGGCACCTTCCTGGACGGCTACAGCCAGCACTAG
- a CDS encoding toxic anion resistance protein, with translation MTTPTGPDSPLVLTPPEPVPPVRAEQAKTLVPVDDSVRTEMARRADEYVGSLAGLDARSPEFAGRIGEIAALGRGELRTAAQQSNRMLDRTVRSLGSAGGDPQGRVGDSLVALRRTVEDLDPRDTAAKGVRGLLSKLPGGNRVRDHIAKYASSKATLDRILDALDAGQDELRRDNAALQTERARLWETMGRLQEYAVLTEALDGAVEERVARTADPAQADALRADVLFPVRQKHQDLLTQLAVCAQGYLAMDVVRRNNDELIKGVERAATTTVTALRIAVMLASALDHQRKVTEQVKALRGTTESLIRHNAEALAGQSGDIQQLAAEPAVGLETVRTAFQQIYSTLDAIDTYKVRATESMAQTVDALTAELEAASAHLERTREPSGGAGILEGGRG, from the coding sequence ATGACCACGCCCACCGGACCCGACAGCCCGCTCGTCCTCACCCCGCCCGAGCCGGTCCCGCCGGTCCGCGCCGAGCAGGCGAAGACGCTCGTCCCGGTCGACGACTCCGTCCGCACCGAGATGGCCCGGCGCGCGGACGAGTACGTCGGCTCGCTCGCCGGACTCGACGCCCGCTCCCCCGAGTTCGCCGGGCGGATCGGGGAGATCGCGGCGCTCGGCCGCGGCGAGCTCCGCACCGCCGCCCAGCAGTCCAACCGGATGCTGGACCGCACGGTCCGCTCGCTCGGCTCGGCCGGCGGCGACCCGCAGGGCCGGGTCGGCGACTCGCTCGTCGCGCTGCGGCGCACGGTCGAGGACCTGGACCCGCGCGACACCGCCGCGAAGGGCGTACGGGGTCTGCTGTCCAAGCTCCCCGGCGGCAACCGGGTGCGCGACCACATCGCGAAGTACGCCTCCTCGAAGGCCACCCTCGACCGGATCCTGGACGCCCTGGACGCCGGCCAGGACGAACTGCGCCGTGACAACGCGGCCCTGCAGACCGAGCGGGCCCGGCTGTGGGAGACCATGGGCCGCCTCCAGGAGTACGCGGTGCTGACCGAGGCCCTGGACGGGGCCGTCGAGGAGCGGGTCGCGCGGACCGCCGACCCCGCGCAGGCGGACGCGCTCCGGGCCGACGTGCTCTTCCCGGTCCGGCAGAAGCACCAGGACCTGCTGACCCAGCTGGCCGTCTGCGCCCAGGGCTACCTGGCGATGGACGTGGTGCGCCGCAACAACGACGAGCTGATCAAGGGCGTGGAGCGGGCGGCGACGACGACCGTCACGGCGCTGCGGATCGCGGTGATGCTGGCCTCCGCGCTGGACCACCAGAGGAAGGTCACCGAGCAGGTGAAGGCGCTGCGCGGGACGACCGAGTCCCTCATCCGGCACAACGCGGAGGCGCTCGCGGGCCAGTCCGGCGACATCCAGCAGCTGGCCGCGGAGCCCGCGGTGGGCCTGGAGACCGTGCGCACGGCCTTCCAGCAGATCTACTCGACGCTCGACGCGATCGACACGTACAAGGTCCGCGCGACCGAGTCGATGGCGCAGACCGTCGACGCGCTCACCGCCGAACTGGAGGCGGCGAGCGCCCACCTGGAGCGCACCCGCGAGCCGTCCGGCGGCGCCGGGATCCTCGAAGGGGGCCGCGGATGA
- a CDS encoding GntP family permease gives MHLTPLAADAPPAPPHTGGLLLLIPGTAGLLTVAALGIALLLLLIIKVRLQPFVALLAVSLSVGLAAGLSVTELFGTVQKSAATSVIENGMGGILGHVAIIIGLGTMLGAILEVSGGAEVLSSRLLGLFGEKRAPLAMGLTGLVFGIPVFFDVGIFVLAPIVYAAAKRSGKSILLYCMPLLAGLSMTHAFLPPHPGPVAAAGLLHVSLGWVILMGVVVGVPAVLAAWAYAAWIGKRIFVEVPQDMLDAAEEAKRQVDAERAGGSEAPVPLATVLFIIGTPLVLILASTFSSIALDESTLRSVVEFFGNPFVALTIALLLAYYLLGIRRGWSRASLEQVSTSSLKPVGNILLVVGAGGVFGAVLKASGVAQALSDTFDGIGLPVIVLAYLISLVLRVAQGSATVAIVTTAGIVLPLVEGGDHSQAFLALVIMAISAGSIFASHVNDGGFWMVSKYFGISERDTLKSWTVLESVLSLAGFAVAAALSLVV, from the coding sequence ATGCACCTCACCCCCCTCGCCGCCGACGCGCCCCCCGCCCCTCCCCACACCGGCGGCCTGCTGCTCCTGATACCCGGCACCGCGGGACTGCTCACCGTCGCAGCCCTCGGCATCGCCCTGCTGCTCCTCCTCATCATCAAGGTGCGGCTGCAGCCCTTCGTCGCCCTGCTCGCCGTCTCCCTCTCCGTCGGCCTCGCCGCCGGCCTGTCGGTCACCGAACTCTTCGGCACCGTCCAGAAGTCCGCCGCCACCTCCGTCATCGAGAACGGCATGGGCGGCATCCTCGGCCATGTCGCCATCATCATCGGCCTCGGCACCATGCTCGGCGCGATCCTGGAGGTCTCCGGCGGCGCCGAGGTGCTGAGCAGCCGGCTGCTCGGTCTCTTCGGCGAGAAGCGCGCCCCGCTCGCGATGGGCCTGACCGGCCTCGTCTTCGGCATCCCGGTCTTCTTCGACGTCGGCATCTTCGTCCTCGCGCCGATCGTCTACGCCGCCGCCAAGCGCTCCGGAAAATCGATTCTGCTCTACTGCATGCCGCTGCTCGCCGGCCTGTCGATGACCCACGCCTTCCTGCCGCCGCACCCCGGTCCGGTGGCCGCCGCGGGCCTGCTGCACGTCTCGCTCGGCTGGGTCATCCTCATGGGCGTCGTGGTCGGCGTCCCCGCCGTCCTCGCCGCCTGGGCGTACGCCGCCTGGATCGGCAAGCGGATCTTCGTCGAGGTCCCGCAGGACATGCTGGACGCCGCCGAGGAGGCCAAGCGGCAGGTGGACGCCGAGCGCGCGGGCGGCTCCGAGGCGCCCGTACCGCTGGCCACCGTCCTGTTCATCATCGGCACGCCGCTGGTGCTCATCCTCGCCTCGACCTTCTCGTCCATCGCGCTCGACGAGTCCACCCTCCGCTCGGTCGTCGAGTTCTTCGGCAACCCGTTCGTCGCCCTGACGATCGCGCTGCTCCTCGCGTACTACCTGCTCGGCATCCGCCGCGGCTGGAGCCGCGCGTCCCTGGAGCAGGTGTCCACGTCCTCCCTGAAGCCGGTCGGCAACATCCTGCTCGTGGTCGGCGCGGGCGGGGTCTTCGGCGCGGTCCTCAAGGCGAGCGGGGTGGCCCAGGCGCTCTCCGACACCTTCGACGGCATCGGCCTGCCCGTCATCGTCCTCGCCTACCTGATCTCCCTGGTCCTGCGCGTCGCCCAGGGCTCGGCCACCGTCGCCATCGTCACCACGGCCGGCATCGTGCTCCCGCTGGTCGAGGGCGGAGACCACTCGCAGGCCTTCCTCGCCCTGGTCATCATGGCCATCTCGGCGGGCTCGATCTTCGCCTCGCACGTCAACGACGGGGGCTTCTGGATGGTCTCCAAGTACTTCGGGATCTCGGAACGGGACACCCTGAAGTCCTGGACGGTGCTGGAGTCGGTGCTGTCGCTGGCCGGCTTCGCGGTGGCGGCGGCGCTGAGCCTGGTCGTGTAG
- a CDS encoding IclR family transcriptional regulator, translated as MSQTVDRALSILPLLAQGPADLGQVADRLGVHKSTALRLLRTLHEHGLVYRQQDQRYRLGARLFALAQEAVENLDIREIAHPHLAALNEQIGHTVHLAVHEEGEVLYIDKVESRYPVRMYSRIGKPVAITVAAVAKLLLADLPEHERRALAAKLDYPLYTPRSTPNAAAFLKELATVREQGWATDLGGHEESINCVGAPIRGADGRVVAAMSVSAPNVVVTAEELLTLLPLVRRTAEDISRDYSGNAPRKDS; from the coding sequence ATGAGCCAGACCGTCGACCGCGCGCTCAGCATCCTGCCGTTGCTCGCGCAGGGGCCCGCCGACCTCGGCCAGGTCGCCGACCGGCTCGGCGTGCATAAGTCCACCGCGCTGCGCCTGCTGCGGACCCTCCACGAGCACGGGCTCGTCTACCGGCAGCAGGACCAGCGCTACCGCCTCGGCGCCCGGCTCTTCGCGCTCGCCCAGGAGGCCGTCGAGAACCTCGACATCCGGGAGATCGCGCATCCCCATCTCGCCGCCCTCAACGAGCAGATCGGCCACACGGTCCACCTCGCCGTCCACGAGGAGGGCGAGGTGCTCTACATCGACAAGGTCGAGAGCCGCTACCCGGTGCGCATGTACTCGCGGATCGGCAAGCCGGTCGCCATCACCGTCGCCGCCGTCGCCAAGCTGCTCCTCGCCGACCTGCCCGAGCACGAGCGCCGCGCCCTCGCGGCCAAGCTGGACTACCCCCTGTACACGCCCCGTTCGACGCCCAACGCCGCCGCCTTCCTCAAGGAGCTGGCGACCGTGCGCGAACAGGGCTGGGCCACCGACCTCGGTGGCCACGAGGAGTCGATCAACTGCGTCGGCGCGCCCATCCGCGGCGCCGACGGCCGGGTCGTCGCCGCCATGTCGGTCTCCGCGCCGAACGTCGTGGTGACCGCGGAGGAACTCCTCACCCTCCTCCCGCTGGTGCGCCGCACCGCCGAGGACATCAGCCGCGACTACTCCGGAAACGCCCCCAGGAAAGACAGTTAG
- a CDS encoding sugar kinase yields MTGTPPPADDAPDVVCLGESMVTFLPDRPGRLADVPSFARGIGGAESNVACALAAAGHRAKWVGRVGRDGFGDHLVEAIGAYGVDVGAVRRDPRRPTGVYFRTATDRASEAHEVVYYRAGSAASAMSPETVPYASVGDGRILHLSGITAALSEPCLALVRELTAPRAGRPLVSFDVNFRPGLWADAAEGGRLLLELARGADLVFVGADEAEAAWGVGEPEGIRALLPEPAVLVVKRGGEGAVVFERPLAAPPVPDPGTPLPDLRATTAGGAPGTAAAPPDLVVSVPAPRVDVVAPVGAGDAFAAGFLSGTLRGLGSVARVRHGHLMAAAALTVPGDLAVPPRRARADRLAGLDDAAWGRLHLGPGWTGDDQEVRTP; encoded by the coding sequence GTGACCGGAACCCCGCCTCCCGCGGACGATGCCCCGGACGTCGTCTGCCTCGGCGAATCCATGGTCACCTTCCTGCCCGACCGGCCCGGGCGCCTCGCCGACGTGCCCTCCTTCGCCCGCGGGATCGGCGGCGCCGAGTCCAACGTCGCCTGCGCCCTCGCCGCCGCCGGACACCGCGCGAAGTGGGTCGGCCGGGTCGGACGGGACGGCTTCGGCGACCACCTCGTCGAGGCGATCGGCGCGTACGGGGTCGACGTCGGCGCCGTGCGGCGCGACCCCCGCCGGCCCACCGGCGTCTACTTCCGCACCGCCACCGACCGGGCCAGCGAGGCGCACGAGGTCGTCTACTACCGGGCCGGGTCCGCCGCCTCCGCGATGTCGCCGGAGACCGTCCCGTACGCCTCCGTCGGGGACGGCCGGATCCTCCACCTGTCGGGGATCACCGCCGCGCTGTCCGAGCCCTGCCTGGCCCTCGTGCGCGAGCTGACCGCGCCCCGGGCCGGGCGGCCGCTCGTCTCCTTCGACGTCAACTTCCGCCCCGGGCTGTGGGCGGACGCGGCCGAGGGCGGGCGGCTGCTGCTGGAGCTGGCGCGCGGGGCGGACCTCGTCTTCGTCGGGGCCGACGAGGCGGAGGCGGCGTGGGGGGTGGGCGAGCCGGAGGGGATCCGGGCGCTGCTGCCCGAGCCCGCGGTGCTCGTGGTGAAGCGGGGCGGCGAGGGGGCGGTCGTGTTCGAGCGCCCCCTCGCCGCCCCGCCCGTTCCCGACCCGGGGACTCCGCTCCCGGACCTGCGCGCCACGACCGCCGGTGGCGCTCCCGGAACCGCCGCCGCACCCCCCGACCTCGTCGTCTCCGTCCCCGCCCCCCGCGTCGACGTCGTCGCCCCCGTCGGCGCCGGGGACGCCTTCGCCGCCGGGTTCCTCTCCGGGACGCTGCGCGGGCTCGGGAGCGTCGCCCGGGTGCGGCACGGGCACCTGATGGCCGCCGCCGCGCTCACCGTCCCCGGGGACCTCGCCGTGCCGCCCCGGCGCGCCCGCGCCGACCGGCTCGCCGGACTCGACGACGCCGCCTGGGGGAGACTGCACCTCGGCCCCGGCTGGACGGGGGACGACCAGGAGGTACGTACGCCATGA
- the mptB gene encoding polyprenol phosphomannose-dependent alpha 1,6 mannosyltransferase MptB: protein MWVFSTAGCRWLGAAGSLAVTVGGWTAGTLPVRGGRGLWEPRGSALTVAGAVLAYLGLTLLIVAWWQYGRLLLAGARERVGVTLGWWTAPLLLAPPLYSADVYSYIAQGAMVLEGHDVYGAGPSVLAPGELGADAAASVGGHWTDTPAPYGPVFLVLAQAVVKLTGGSVVPAVLGMRLVAVGALALIVWAVRGLSGGRPGALWLAALNPLLLVHVVAGMHNDGLMIGLMLGGVLLAVRGRWVAGSVLVGLAVMVKSPAAVALLFVGIIVARGCGGGVRGLAKGLLPGVVAAGVAALATLAAGTGFGWLRTQSVAGTIHTALSVTSDLGLGLGLLVADDPEPVKAVVQKLGLLVALGIIGALGWRAWKGSLDPVLGLGLSLVALVALSPMVQPWYLLWGVCGVAAVAWDGAWGRYLAVVSAALTYETAPSGRTPGYGFALMGVALVVGVLVHRRAGGLPGAESSGGRPHGTAPVPAPRRRRSRGARTGTGA, encoded by the coding sequence ATGTGGGTTTTCAGCACCGCCGGATGCCGGTGGCTCGGCGCGGCCGGATCGCTCGCCGTCACGGTCGGCGGCTGGACCGCCGGGACCCTGCCGGTACGCGGTGGCCGGGGCCTGTGGGAACCACGCGGCTCCGCCCTCACCGTGGCCGGTGCCGTCCTCGCGTACCTCGGGCTGACCCTGCTCATCGTCGCCTGGTGGCAGTACGGGCGGCTCCTCCTCGCCGGTGCCCGCGAGCGGGTCGGGGTCACCCTCGGCTGGTGGACGGCGCCGCTGCTGCTCGCGCCGCCGCTCTACAGCGCCGACGTCTACAGCTACATCGCCCAGGGCGCGATGGTCCTCGAAGGCCACGACGTCTACGGCGCCGGGCCCTCCGTCCTCGCCCCCGGCGAGCTCGGCGCGGACGCCGCGGCCAGCGTCGGCGGGCACTGGACGGACACCCCCGCGCCGTACGGGCCGGTCTTCCTCGTCCTCGCCCAGGCGGTCGTGAAACTCACCGGAGGGTCGGTCGTGCCGGCCGTCCTCGGCATGCGGCTCGTCGCCGTCGGTGCGCTCGCCCTGATCGTCTGGGCCGTACGGGGACTCTCCGGCGGCCGCCCCGGAGCGCTCTGGCTCGCCGCGCTCAACCCGCTGCTCCTCGTCCACGTCGTCGCCGGCATGCACAACGACGGGCTGATGATCGGCCTCATGCTCGGCGGCGTGCTGCTCGCGGTGCGGGGGCGGTGGGTGGCCGGCAGCGTGCTCGTCGGCCTCGCGGTCATGGTCAAGTCGCCGGCGGCGGTGGCGCTGCTGTTCGTCGGGATCATCGTGGCGCGGGGCTGCGGCGGGGGTGTGCGGGGGCTCGCGAAGGGGCTGCTGCCGGGGGTCGTCGCGGCGGGGGTCGCCGCGCTCGCGACCCTGGCCGCCGGGACCGGCTTCGGCTGGCTGCGCACCCAGAGCGTGGCCGGGACCATCCACACGGCGCTCTCCGTCACCAGCGACCTCGGGCTCGGGCTCGGGCTGCTCGTCGCGGACGATCCCGAGCCGGTGAAGGCGGTCGTCCAGAAGCTGGGGCTGCTGGTGGCCCTCGGGATCATCGGGGCGCTGGGGTGGCGCGCCTGGAAGGGTTCGCTCGATCCGGTGCTCGGACTCGGGCTCTCGCTGGTCGCGCTGGTGGCGCTGTCGCCGATGGTGCAGCCCTGGTACCTGCTGTGGGGGGTCTGCGGGGTCGCGGCGGTGGCGTGGGACGGGGCGTGGGGGCGGTACCTGGCGGTGGTCTCGGCGGCGCTGACGTACGAGACGGCGCCGTCGGGGCGGACCCCGGGGTACGGCTTCGCGCTGATGGGGGTGGCGCTGGTGGTGGGCGTCCTCGTCCACCGCCGCGCGGGCGGCCTCCCCGGGGCGGAGTCTTCGGGAGGGCGGCCGCACGGGACGGCGCCCGTTCCCGCACCACGACGGCGCCGCAGCCGTGGTGCGCGCACGGGCACGGGAGCCTAG
- a CDS encoding alanine racemase, with protein sequence MPDLANEVVDHRFKALPPDAEGLTVGELAAQRRNLFTGGFTTPVLALSAESVEHNLRLLEAYAERHGLAFAPHGKTSMAPQLFDRQLAHGAWGITAAVPHQARVYRAHGIARIFLANELVDAAALRWLAAELDADPEFRFVCYVDSVRGVELMDEALRAAPAARPVDVVVELGAGEGARTGARTEADCLAVAEAVAATATLRLVGVAGYEGEVPQADEERVRAWLRRLTALAAELDKAGRFDPAAGEIVVSAGGSAWFDTVAEVFAELPALSLPVLKLLRSGAYVSHDSGHYRALTPFNRVPEEGALEPAFRLWAQVVSRPTPEQAFTNAGKRDAAYDLHLPEAQVVRDARTGEIRPADGVTVTGLSDQHGWLRTGPDADLEVGDWLGMGLSHPCTSFDKWQLIPLVEADGTVVDYIRTFF encoded by the coding sequence ATGCCGGACCTGGCGAACGAGGTCGTCGACCACCGCTTCAAGGCCCTGCCGCCGGACGCCGAGGGCCTGACCGTCGGGGAGCTGGCCGCCCAGCGCCGCAACCTGTTCACCGGCGGCTTCACCACCCCCGTCCTCGCCCTCTCCGCCGAGTCCGTCGAGCACAACCTGCGCCTCCTGGAGGCGTACGCGGAGCGCCACGGCCTCGCCTTCGCGCCGCACGGCAAGACCTCCATGGCCCCGCAGCTCTTCGACCGCCAGCTCGCGCACGGCGCCTGGGGCATCACCGCGGCCGTCCCCCACCAGGCCCGCGTCTACCGCGCCCACGGCATCGCCCGGATCTTCCTCGCCAACGAGCTCGTCGACGCCGCCGCCCTGCGCTGGCTGGCCGCCGAGCTCGACGCCGACCCGGAGTTCCGCTTCGTCTGCTACGTCGACTCGGTCCGCGGCGTCGAGCTGATGGACGAGGCCCTGCGCGCCGCCCCGGCCGCCCGCCCCGTCGACGTGGTCGTCGAGCTCGGCGCCGGCGAGGGCGCCCGCACGGGCGCCCGCACCGAGGCCGACTGCCTCGCCGTCGCCGAGGCCGTGGCGGCCACCGCCACCCTCCGGCTCGTCGGCGTCGCCGGCTACGAGGGCGAGGTCCCGCAGGCCGACGAGGAGAGGGTCCGCGCCTGGCTGCGCCGGCTGACCGCGCTGGCCGCCGAGCTCGACAAGGCCGGCCGCTTCGACCCGGCCGCCGGGGAGATCGTCGTCAGCGCGGGCGGCAGCGCCTGGTTCGACACCGTCGCCGAGGTGTTCGCGGAGCTCCCCGCACTCTCCCTGCCGGTCCTGAAGCTGCTGCGCTCCGGCGCGTACGTGAGCCACGACTCCGGCCACTACCGCGCCCTCACCCCCTTCAACCGGGTCCCCGAGGAGGGCGCGCTGGAGCCCGCGTTCCGGCTCTGGGCGCAGGTCGTCTCCCGCCCCACGCCCGAGCAGGCCTTCACCAACGCCGGCAAGCGCGACGCCGCCTACGACCTGCACCTCCCCGAGGCGCAGGTGGTGCGCGACGCCCGCACCGGCGAGATCCGCCCCGCCGACGGCGTCACCGTCACCGGCCTGTCCGACCAGCACGGCTGGCTCCGCACCGGCCCGGACGCCGACCTGGAGGTCGGCGACTGGCTCGGCATGGGCCTGTCCCACCCGTGCACCTCCTTCGACAAGTGGCAGCTGATCCCGCTCGTCGAGGCGGACGGCACGGTCGTCGACTACATCCGCACCTTCTTCTAG